The Pseudomonas azadiae genome contains a region encoding:
- a CDS encoding YkgJ family cysteine cluster protein — protein MKPQLIAAAELDRLETWQKYSAHMCGGCVSSCCTLPVEVKIKDLIRIGIVDEFERGDPPKNIAKRLQKEGIVERFNSKSEIFTLQRMSNNDCLYLDRKTRFCTIYDKRPDTCRNHPKIGPRPGYCAYKPKEVVRETKFKTLDKF, from the coding sequence ATGAAGCCTCAATTGATCGCCGCCGCGGAACTCGACCGTCTCGAGACCTGGCAGAAATATTCCGCCCACATGTGCGGCGGCTGCGTGTCCAGCTGCTGCACGCTGCCGGTCGAAGTGAAGATCAAGGACCTGATCCGCATTGGCATCGTCGACGAGTTCGAGCGCGGCGACCCGCCGAAAAACATCGCCAAGCGCTTGCAGAAGGAAGGCATCGTCGAGCGCTTCAATTCCAAGTCCGAAATTTTTACCCTGCAGCGCATGAGCAACAACGATTGCTTGTACCTGGATCGCAAGACGCGCTTCTGCACCATTTACGACAAGCGCCCGGATACGTGCCGCAATCACCCAAAAATCGGGCCGCGCCCGGGGTACTGTGCGTATAAGCCCAAGGAAGTGGTGCGCGAGACTAAGTTCAAGACGCTCGATAAGTTCTGA